From the Paramormyrops kingsleyae isolate MSU_618 chromosome 7, PKINGS_0.4, whole genome shotgun sequence genome, one window contains:
- the vldlr gene encoding very low-density lipoprotein receptor isoform X1, with amino-acid sequence MLTSVLGFLILPICLQHGVFVGGSKTECDPSQFQCGNGRCIPSVWRCDGDEDCSDGSDESTCVRKTCVEVDFVCRNGQCVPKRWHCDGEPDCEDGSDESADVCYARTCRVNEFSCGTGTTQCIPVFWKCDGEKDCDNGEDEVNCGNITCAPLEFTCASGRCVSRNFVCNGEDDCGDGSDELDCVPSSCGPSQFQCGNATCIPASWVCDDDVDCQDQSDESPQRCGRRPTPPAKCPSGEMRCASGECIHRKWRCDGDTDCKDGSDEVNCPVRTCRPDQFKCEDGSCIHGSRQCNGLRDCADGSDEINCKNVTQCNDPDKFKCRSGECIETSKVCNKVRDCSDWSDEPIKECNLNECLQNNGGCSHICRDNVIGYECDCPPGLQLIDRKTCGDINECLNPGICSQICINLKGGYKCECHNGYLMDASTGVCKAVGKEPCLIFTNRRDIRKLGLERREYTQIVEQLRNTVALDADFTQQKIFWADLGQKAIFSTSLDKRDEGVSKVIDNIQTPIGIAVDWIYKNLYWSDLATKTISVANFNGTKRKVLFSSGLKEPASIAVDPLSGFLYWSDRGEPAKIEKSGMNGVDRQVLVETDIQWPNGITLDLIKSRLYWVDSKLHMLCSVDLNGDNRRKILQSPDYLPHPFALTVFEDRVFWTDGENEAIYGANKFTGLDLITLASNLNEPQDIIVYHELIQLSGINWCSEKVGNGGCAYMCLPAPQINKHSPKYTCVCPQGMELSADGLHCRPVSTAAAGSPPGDNVKALVQPPCSKEGNISTSIHEVNSSAKGSAAAWAILPVLLLAMTAAGGYLMWRNWQLKNKKSMNFDNPVYLKTTEEDLNIDISRHSSSVGHTYPAISVVNTEDDL; translated from the exons ATGCTCACGTCTGTTCTGGGCTTTCTCATTCTTCCCATATGTCTTCAGCACGGCGTTTTTGTTGGGG GGTCCAAGACAGAATGTGACCCCTCCCAGTTCCAGTGTGGAAACGGCCGCTGCATCCCCTCTGTGTGGCGGTGCGATGGAGATGAAGACTGCTCTGACGGCAGCGACGAGAGCACCTGCG TGAGGAAGACCTGTGTAGAGGTAGACTTCGTGTGCCGGAACGGTCAATGTGTCCCCAAGAGGTGGCATTGTGACGGCGAGCCGGATTGTGAAGATGGATCCGACGAAAGCGCTGATGTTTGCT ACGCACGCACCTGCCGTGTGAACGAGTTCAGCTGTGGCACCGGAACCACTCAGTGTATTCCTGTGTTCTGGAAATGTGACGGCGAGAAGGACTGCGACAATGGCGAGGACGAGGTTAACTGTG GCAACATCACATGCGCCCCTTTGGAGTTCACATGTGCGAGCGGCCGCTGCGTCTCACGGAACTTTGTGTGCAACGGCGAGGATGACTGTGGTGACGGCAGTGACGAGCTAGACTGCGTGCCGTCGTCCTGCGGGCCCAGCCAGTTCCAGTGTGGCAATGCCACGTGCATTCCCGCCAGTTGGGTTTGTGACGACGACGTGGACTGCCAGGACCAGTCGGACGAGTCGCCTCAGCGCTGCGGCCGCCGGCCCACGCCACCCGCCAAGTGCCCCTCTGGCGAGATGCGCTGCGCTTCCGGCGAGTGCATCCACCGCAAGTGGCGCTGCGATGGTGACACAGACTGCAAGGATGGTAGCGACGAGGTCAACTGCC CTGTGCGAACCTGCAGACCAGATCAGTTCAAGTGTGAAGACGGCAGCTGCATTCATGGCAGCCGGCAGTGTAATGGTTTGAGGGACTGCGCTGATGGCAGCGACGAGATCAACTGCAAAAACG tGACCCAGTGCAATGATCCTGACAAGTTCAAATGTCGGAGTGGAGAGTGCATTGAGACGAGCAAAGTGTGCAACAAGGTCCGGGACTGTTCAGACTGGAGCGACGAGCCAATCAAAGAATGCA ATCTGAACGAGTGCCTCCAGAACAATGGTGGATGCTCCCACATCTGCAGGGACAATGTGATTGGCTACGAGTGTGActgccctccaggactgcagctCATAGACCGAAAGACCTGTGGCG ATATCAACGAGTGCTTGAACCCTGGAATCTGTAGCCAGATTTGCATCAACCTGAAAGGGGGCTACAAGTGTGAGTGTCACAATGGCTACCTTATGGATGCCTCCACTGGAGTGTGTAAGGCAGTGG GGAAGGAACCATGTCTGATCTTCACTAATCGACGGGATATCCGAAAGCTGGGCCTGGAACGGAGGGAGTACACGCAGATTGTGGAACAGCTCCGCAACACTGTTGCTCTGGATGCAGACTTCACCCAGCAGAAGATCTTCTGGGCTGACCTGGGGCAGAAGGCTATTTTCAG CACGTCACTGGACAAGCGGGATGAGGGTGTATCGAAAGTAATCGACAACATACAGACACCTATTGGGATTGCTGTAGACTGGATTTACAAGAACCTGTACTGGTCTGACCTAGCCACCAAGACCATCTCTGTGGCCAACTTCAATGGGACTAAGAGGAAGGTTCTGTTTAGCTCTGGTTTGAAAGAGCCAGCCTCCATAGCTGTGGATCCACTTTCTGG GTTTCTATACTGGTCAGATAGGGGAGAACCAGCAAAGATTGAGAAGTCTGGCATGAATGGTGTTGACCGGCAGGTCCTGGTTGAGACAGACATCCAGTGGCCCAATGGGATCACTCTCG ACCTCATCAAAAGCAGACTTTACTGGGTGGACTCCAAGCTGCACATGCTCTGTAGTGTGGACCTTAATGGGGACAACAGGCGCAAAATACTACAGTCTCCTGATtacctccctcaccccttcgcCCTCACTGTCTTTGAG GATCGTGTATTCTGGACAGATGGCGAGAATGAGGCAATCTACGGGGCGAACAAATTTACAGGGTTGGATTTGATCACGCTTGCCAGCAACCTGAATGAGCCGCAGGACATCATTGTTTACCACGAGCTGATTCAGCTCTCTG GAATTAACTGGTGCAGTGAGAAGGTGGGAAATGGAGGTTGTGCCTACATGTGCCTGCCTGCACCGCAGATCAATAAGCACTCGCCAAAATACACCTGTGTGTGCCCCCAGGGCATGGAGCTCTCAGCAGATGGCCTTCATTGCAGACCAG TCTCAACTGCAGCTGCCGGTTCGCCCCCAGGGGATAATGTGAAGGCACTCGTGCAGCCCCCTTGTTCTAAAG AGGGGAATATAAGCACCTCCATCCATGAGGTGAACTCCTCAGCCAAAGGATCAGCTGCGGCCTGGGCTATCCTTCCTGTTT TGTTGCTTGCGATGACTGCTGCGGGAGGCTACCTGATGTGGCGCAACTGGCAACTGAAGAACAAGAAGAGCATGAACTTCGACAACCCTGTGTACTTAAAGACCACCGAGGAGGACCTCAACATTGACATTAGTCGGCATAGCTCGTCAGTCGGCCACACGTATCCCGCT ATATCTGTCGTGAATACAGAGGATGACTTATAG
- the vldlr gene encoding very low-density lipoprotein receptor isoform X2 gives MLTSVLGFLILPICLQHGVFVGGSKTECDPSQFQCGNGRCIPSVWRCDGDEDCSDGSDESTCVRKTCVEVDFVCRNGQCVPKRWHCDGEPDCEDGSDESADVCYARTCRVNEFSCGTGTTQCIPVFWKCDGEKDCDNGEDEVNCGNITCAPLEFTCASGRCVSRNFVCNGEDDCGDGSDELDCVPSSCGPSQFQCGNATCIPASWVCDDDVDCQDQSDESPQRCGRRPTPPAKCPSGEMRCASGECIHRKWRCDGDTDCKDGSDEVNCPVRTCRPDQFKCEDGSCIHGSRQCNGLRDCADGSDEINCKNVTQCNDPDKFKCRSGECIETSKVCNKVRDCSDWSDEPIKECNLNECLQNNGGCSHICRDNVIGYECDCPPGLQLIDRKTCGDINECLNPGICSQICINLKGGYKCECHNGYLMDASTGVCKAVGKEPCLIFTNRRDIRKLGLERREYTQIVEQLRNTVALDADFTQQKIFWADLGQKAIFSTSLDKRDEGVSKVIDNIQTPIGIAVDWIYKNLYWSDLATKTISVANFNGTKRKVLFSSGLKEPASIAVDPLSGFLYWSDRGEPAKIEKSGMNGVDRQVLVETDIQWPNGITLDLIKSRLYWVDSKLHMLCSVDLNGDNRRKILQSPDYLPHPFALTVFEDRVFWTDGENEAIYGANKFTGLDLITLASNLNEPQDIIVYHELIQLSGINWCSEKVGNGGCAYMCLPAPQINKHSPKYTCVCPQGMELSADGLHCRPEGNISTSIHEVNSSAKGSAAAWAILPVLLLAMTAAGGYLMWRNWQLKNKKSMNFDNPVYLKTTEEDLNIDISRHSSSVGHTYPAISVVNTEDDL, from the exons ATGCTCACGTCTGTTCTGGGCTTTCTCATTCTTCCCATATGTCTTCAGCACGGCGTTTTTGTTGGGG GGTCCAAGACAGAATGTGACCCCTCCCAGTTCCAGTGTGGAAACGGCCGCTGCATCCCCTCTGTGTGGCGGTGCGATGGAGATGAAGACTGCTCTGACGGCAGCGACGAGAGCACCTGCG TGAGGAAGACCTGTGTAGAGGTAGACTTCGTGTGCCGGAACGGTCAATGTGTCCCCAAGAGGTGGCATTGTGACGGCGAGCCGGATTGTGAAGATGGATCCGACGAAAGCGCTGATGTTTGCT ACGCACGCACCTGCCGTGTGAACGAGTTCAGCTGTGGCACCGGAACCACTCAGTGTATTCCTGTGTTCTGGAAATGTGACGGCGAGAAGGACTGCGACAATGGCGAGGACGAGGTTAACTGTG GCAACATCACATGCGCCCCTTTGGAGTTCACATGTGCGAGCGGCCGCTGCGTCTCACGGAACTTTGTGTGCAACGGCGAGGATGACTGTGGTGACGGCAGTGACGAGCTAGACTGCGTGCCGTCGTCCTGCGGGCCCAGCCAGTTCCAGTGTGGCAATGCCACGTGCATTCCCGCCAGTTGGGTTTGTGACGACGACGTGGACTGCCAGGACCAGTCGGACGAGTCGCCTCAGCGCTGCGGCCGCCGGCCCACGCCACCCGCCAAGTGCCCCTCTGGCGAGATGCGCTGCGCTTCCGGCGAGTGCATCCACCGCAAGTGGCGCTGCGATGGTGACACAGACTGCAAGGATGGTAGCGACGAGGTCAACTGCC CTGTGCGAACCTGCAGACCAGATCAGTTCAAGTGTGAAGACGGCAGCTGCATTCATGGCAGCCGGCAGTGTAATGGTTTGAGGGACTGCGCTGATGGCAGCGACGAGATCAACTGCAAAAACG tGACCCAGTGCAATGATCCTGACAAGTTCAAATGTCGGAGTGGAGAGTGCATTGAGACGAGCAAAGTGTGCAACAAGGTCCGGGACTGTTCAGACTGGAGCGACGAGCCAATCAAAGAATGCA ATCTGAACGAGTGCCTCCAGAACAATGGTGGATGCTCCCACATCTGCAGGGACAATGTGATTGGCTACGAGTGTGActgccctccaggactgcagctCATAGACCGAAAGACCTGTGGCG ATATCAACGAGTGCTTGAACCCTGGAATCTGTAGCCAGATTTGCATCAACCTGAAAGGGGGCTACAAGTGTGAGTGTCACAATGGCTACCTTATGGATGCCTCCACTGGAGTGTGTAAGGCAGTGG GGAAGGAACCATGTCTGATCTTCACTAATCGACGGGATATCCGAAAGCTGGGCCTGGAACGGAGGGAGTACACGCAGATTGTGGAACAGCTCCGCAACACTGTTGCTCTGGATGCAGACTTCACCCAGCAGAAGATCTTCTGGGCTGACCTGGGGCAGAAGGCTATTTTCAG CACGTCACTGGACAAGCGGGATGAGGGTGTATCGAAAGTAATCGACAACATACAGACACCTATTGGGATTGCTGTAGACTGGATTTACAAGAACCTGTACTGGTCTGACCTAGCCACCAAGACCATCTCTGTGGCCAACTTCAATGGGACTAAGAGGAAGGTTCTGTTTAGCTCTGGTTTGAAAGAGCCAGCCTCCATAGCTGTGGATCCACTTTCTGG GTTTCTATACTGGTCAGATAGGGGAGAACCAGCAAAGATTGAGAAGTCTGGCATGAATGGTGTTGACCGGCAGGTCCTGGTTGAGACAGACATCCAGTGGCCCAATGGGATCACTCTCG ACCTCATCAAAAGCAGACTTTACTGGGTGGACTCCAAGCTGCACATGCTCTGTAGTGTGGACCTTAATGGGGACAACAGGCGCAAAATACTACAGTCTCCTGATtacctccctcaccccttcgcCCTCACTGTCTTTGAG GATCGTGTATTCTGGACAGATGGCGAGAATGAGGCAATCTACGGGGCGAACAAATTTACAGGGTTGGATTTGATCACGCTTGCCAGCAACCTGAATGAGCCGCAGGACATCATTGTTTACCACGAGCTGATTCAGCTCTCTG GAATTAACTGGTGCAGTGAGAAGGTGGGAAATGGAGGTTGTGCCTACATGTGCCTGCCTGCACCGCAGATCAATAAGCACTCGCCAAAATACACCTGTGTGTGCCCCCAGGGCATGGAGCTCTCAGCAGATGGCCTTCATTGCAGACCAG AGGGGAATATAAGCACCTCCATCCATGAGGTGAACTCCTCAGCCAAAGGATCAGCTGCGGCCTGGGCTATCCTTCCTGTTT TGTTGCTTGCGATGACTGCTGCGGGAGGCTACCTGATGTGGCGCAACTGGCAACTGAAGAACAAGAAGAGCATGAACTTCGACAACCCTGTGTACTTAAAGACCACCGAGGAGGACCTCAACATTGACATTAGTCGGCATAGCTCGTCAGTCGGCCACACGTATCCCGCT ATATCTGTCGTGAATACAGAGGATGACTTATAG
- the kcnv2a gene encoding potassium voltage-gated channel subfamily V member 2, with product MLNLRRRRHSLFPSYKVGVPEQGVNNPMDDPDLSTKNTCMKQWSSMQDLSRDCYNLYDEEDEDEDCKPVGSTLGSPSKNYVLNINVGGKVYQISYRVAAKYPKTRIGRLATYAEHNQKLDLCDDYIEQNNEYFFDRDPDVFHSIFNFYRTGVLWIRDELCPRNFLEEINYWGVRIKNTHRCCRISFEERQDEINEQLKVQRELQAEVEIEENEELYRGMSFGHTRRIIWNLMEKPFSSITAKLMAVASSFFVLVSLVAMTLNTVEEMQYQTAARQPSGRTYGEYVETFCISFFTVEFLLRLVSTPNLSCFARSALNAVDLIAILPLYLQVALECFENEDYGRHDSDIERVGRVGKVGQVLRIMRLMRIFRILKLARHSTGLRAFGFTLRQCYQQVGCLFLFIAMGILTFSAMVYTVEHDVHHTNFTSIPHAWWWAAVSISTVGYGDVFPETHLGRLFAFACISFGIILNGMPISILYNKFSDYYNKLKSHEYTSVLKNRGKVRFTKRAARKMTEYYADRWH from the exons ATGCTGAACTTAAGACGACGGAGACACAGCCTGTTTCCCAGCTATAAGGTCGGTGTCCCAGAGCAAGGGGTCAATAACCCCATGGATGACCCCGACCTCTCCACCAAAAATACCTGTATGAAGCAATGGAGTTCCATGCAGGACCTGAGCCGGGACTGCTACAATCTTTAtgatgaggaggatgaggatgaagaTTGCAAACCAGTAGGTTCTACCTTGGGCTCCCCATCCAAGAATTACGTGCTAAATATCAATGTAGGTGGGAAAGTCTACCAGATCTCCTATAGGGTGGCAGCTAAGTATCCAAAAACCAGGATAGGGCGACTTGCCACCTACGCAGAGCATAACCAGAAACTGGATCTCTGTGATGATTACATTGAGCAGAACAATGAGTACTTCTTTGACAGGGACCCAGATGTTTTTCACAGCATATTCAACTTCTATCGAACCGGAGTGTTGTGGATAAGAGATGAGCTTTGCCCAAGGAACTTCCTGGAGGAGATCAACTACTGGGGGGTCCGGATCAAAAACACTCACCGCTGCTGTCGCATCTCCTTCGAGGAGAGACAGGATGAGATTAACGAGCAGCTGAAGGTCCAGCGTGAGCTGCAGGCGGAGGTGGAGATTGAGGAAAATGAGGAGCTATACCGGGGGATGTCATTTGGCCACACTCGAAGGATCATCTGGAACCTGATGGAAAAGCCCTTCTCCTCAATAACAGCTAAGCTGATGGCGGTAGCCTCCAGCTTCTTTGTTCTGGTCTCTCTGGTGGCCATGACACTGAATACAGTGGAGGAGATGCAATATCAGACAGCAGCGCGCCAGCCGAGCGGGCGGACCTACGGAGAGTACGTGGAAACCTTCTGCATCAGTTTCTTCACCGTTGAGTTCCTGCTGCGACTGGTGTCCACACCCAACCTCAGTTGCTTTGCCAGGAGTGCGCTGAATGCCGTGGACCTGATCGCCATCCTGCCGCTGTACCTGCAGGTGGCCCTGGAGTGCTTTGAGAATGAAGACTACGGGAGACACGACAGCGACATCGAGAGGGTGGGCCGGGTGGGCAAGGTGGGCCAGGTGCTGCGGATCATGCGGCTCATGCGCATCTTCCGTATCCTGAAACTGGCACGCCACTCAACTGGCCTGCGAGCGTTCGGGTTCACGCTGCGCCAGTGCTACCAGCAGGTGGGCTGCCTCTTCCTCTTCATCGCCATGGGCATCCTCACCTTCTCCGCCATGGTCTACACGGTGGAGCATGATGTCCACCACACCAACTTCACCAGCATCCCCCATGCCTGGTGGTGGGCAGCG GTCAGCATCTCCACCGTGGGCTACGGGGACGTGTTTCCCGAGACCCACCTGGGCCGGCTCTTTGCCTTTGCCTGCATCTCCTTCGGCATCATCCTGAATGGCATGCCCATCTCCATCCTCTACAACAAGTTCTCGGACTACTACAACAAGCTTAAGTCCCACGAGTACACCTCGGTCTTAAAGAACCGCGGAAAAGTGCGGTTCACCAAAAGGGCAGCTAGGAAGATGACAGAGTATTACGCAGATCGCTGGCATTAG